Genomic window (Capsicum annuum cultivar UCD-10X-F1 chromosome 10, UCD10Xv1.1, whole genome shotgun sequence):
GCCATTTGGTTGTTTGTTAGCCTTGGATGAGAAAACATTAAAAGTCATAGCATTCAGTGAGAATGCCCCTGAAATGCTGACCATGGTTAGCCATGCTGTTCCAAGTGTTGGTGACCATCCAGTTCTTGGCATCGGGACTGATATTAGAACTATATTCACTGGTCCTAGTGGCGCAGCATTGCAGAAGGCCTTGGGGTTTGGGGAGGTTTCTCTGTTAAATCCTGTCCTTGTTCACTGCAAAACCTCTGGGAAGCCATTTTATGCAATTGTTCATAGGGTTACAGGTAGCTTAATCATTGATTTTGAGCCTGTGAAGCCCTATGAAGTTCCCATGACTGCCGCAGGGGCCCTGCAGTCATATAAACTTGCAGCCAAAGCCATTACTCGCTTGCAATCATTGCCCAGTGGCAGTATGGAAAGACTTTGTGACACCATGGTTCAGGAGGTTTTTGAACTCACAGGTTATGACAGGGTGATGGCATATAAGTTTCACGATGATGATCATGGAGAGGTGATGTCTGAGATCACAAAGCCTGGCCTCGAGCCTTACCTTGGTTTACATTATCCTGCTACAGATATTCCACAGGCTGCACGTTTTTTGTTTATGAAGAATAAGGTCCGAATGATTTGTGATTGCCGAGCAAAACATGTGAAGGTAGTCCAAGATGAGAAGCTTCCGTTTGACTTAACATTGTGTGGCTCTACTCTTAGGGCCCCTCACTACTGCCATTTACAGTATATGGAGAACATGAATTCAATTGCATCACTTGTAATGGCAGTTGTGGTCAATGATGGGGATGAAGAAGGAGAAAGCTCTGATTCTTCACaatcacaaaagagaaaaaggcTATGGGGCCTGGTTGTTTGCCACAACACCACCCCAAGGTTCGTCCCATTTCCACTGAGGTATGCATGTGAGTTTCTTGCACAAGTCTTTGCCATACACGTTAACAAGGAACTGGAATTGGAAAATCAGTTCCTTGAGAAAAATATTCTCCGTACTCAGACTCTCTTGTGTGATATGCTGATGCGAGATGCTCCCCTAGGTATCGTGTCACAGAGCCCCAACATTATGGATCTTGTCAAATGTGATGGTGCTGCTTTGCTCTATAAGAGTAAGATACATCGATTAGGAATGACCCCAAGCGAATTTCAGCTGCATGATATAGTATCATGGCTTTGTGAATATCATACAGATTCCACAGGCTTGAGTACGGATAGCTTGTATGATGCTGGTTTTCCTGGGGCTCTTGCTCTTGGTGATGCAGTCTGTGGTATGGCGGCTGTGAGAATATCTGATAAGGACTGGCTTTTCTGGTTCAGGTCACACACTGCTGCTGAAGTTAGATGGGGTGGTGCAAAGCATGAACCTGGTGAGAAGGATGATGGCAGGAAAATGCATCCTAGGTCATCATTCAAAGCATTCCTGGAAGTTGTCAAGACAAGGAGTATACCCTGGAAGGACTATGAGATGGATGCAATCCACTCTTTGCAGCTTATACTAAGAAATGCATTTAAGGATGCTGATACTGTGAATTCAAATACCAATTCCATCCATACGAAGCTTAATGATCTAAAGATTGACGGAATGCAGGAACTAGAAGCAGTGACAGCTGAAATGGTTCGTTTAATTGAAACAGCTTCAGTCCCTATCTTTGCAGTTGATGTGGATGGGCAGGTTAATGGATGGAACACAAAAGTTGCTGAATTAACTGGTCTTCCTGTCGATGAAGCAATTGGGAAACATTTGCTCACTCTCGTGGAGGATTCATCAGTTGATACCGTGAGTAAGATGTTGGAATTAGCATTGCAGGGTACGTATCTTTGTGCACCCTCCCCTCTGTGTTATGTTGATGTTGTGACtcatttcatgaagattgatttTCTACACTATTTAATTATTCTGAATATTATTAATTCACATGATTTTTATCTATCCATTCAGTTAAATGAATTATATActgaaaatttaattgaatacacCACCCTTTTGACCAGGGAAAGAGGAAAGAAATGTAGAGTTTGAAATAAGAACACACGGGCCGTCAAGGGATTCTAGTTCAATCAGCTTAATCGTGAATGCATGTGCAAGCAAGGATGTTAGAGATAGTGTTGTGGGTGTATGTTTTATTGCTCAGGATATAACTGGACAAAAAAGTATTATGGACAAGTTCACCCGAATCGAAGGTGACTATAGAGCGATTATTCAAAATCCTCACCCTTTGATCCCGCCAATATTTGGCACTGATCAGTTTGGTTGGTGTTCTGAGTGGAACTCTGCAATGACAAAGTTAACTGGATGGCGGCGTGATGATGTTATAGATAAAATGCTGTTAGGGGAGGTTTTCGGGACACAGGTAGCTTGTTGCCGTCTTAAGAATCAAGAAGCTTTTGTAAATTTTGGAGTTATACTAAACAACGCTATGGCTGGTCATGAATCTGAGAAGGTTCCTTTTGGTTTCTTTGCACGTTATGGGAAATATGTGGAGTGCTTACTCTGTGTGAGCAAAAGGTTAGATAAAGAGGGTGCAGTAATGGGGCTCTTTTGTTTCCTGCAACTTGCAAGCCATGAGTTGCAACAAGCTCTTCATGTTCAACGATTATCAGAACAAACTGCGTTGAAAAGGTTGAAAGTGTTAGCTTACATAAGGAGGCAAATTAGGAATCCTCTTTCTGGGATTATATTCTCTCGGAAGATGCTAGAGGGAACTAGCTTGGGCGAAGAGCAGAAGAATATACTGCATACAAGTGCACAGTGTCAGCGTCAGCTCAACAAAATTCTGGATGATACAGATCTTGATAGCATCATAGATGGGTACACACCGATACTCATTTTATTATACCATATATGTTCTAATTTCAAGACCCCGAGGTGCTTCCTGTTCTTCCCTTTTTAGTTAAAACTTGATCAAGGGATGATGATTTTGTAGCTACAGGTAAATGCTTGGATTTGATATATGGAAGATTGGATACCTGTTGCTGTAGAAGTGTTGTTGGAATATATTTTGGTgcatttgatatgattttgagttttctttgATGGATTATGGCTTTCGTGTTTTCtgtttttaatattatgtttATCACACTAAGTGATTTTCTAAATTGTAATATTTTTGCTCTTCCTCTAATCTCTGACCAGTTATTTGGATCTGGAGATGCTCGAGTTTAAGCTGCATGAAGTATTGGTAGCATCTATTAGTCAAGTCATGATGAAGAGCAATGGAAAGAACATAATGATCTTTAATGACATGGTTGAAGATCTTCTCAATGAAACTTTGTACGGAGATAGTCCAAGGCTTCAACAAGTCATAGCTAACTTTTTGTTGGTATCCGTGAACTCTACACCAAGTGGTGGCCAGCTTAGTATTTCAGGCAGGTTAACTAAAGATCGCATAGGAGAATCTGTTCAGCTTGCTCTCTTGGAATTCAGGTAAATCCGTATGCAAAAAAATTAGAAGTGTTTGTTTAAATTGACCAGATTACTACTGTCCAAGTTAGCATGTCCTGCGAAAACGTAAAAAGTTGAGGGATGTGTACATTAACTCATTGAAGTCTTAAGCATTTCCAAAACCATCATTAGACGTAAAAACTAACCGGTATCTCCCTCAATTTCCGTGATTGATATGTTATTTCTGTCTCAGCAGTTTTGTTCATAGTGTATGTATTCTCTATCCTATCAGGGCCGTAAAATTTTTACTTGACTCAATATCTCAACGTTTGAAGTCCTTATATTGCCATAGCATTTGATCCTTGACAGTTGAAGATGCTACTTTTTTGTCTTCTCTCCATTTATTTTGTAAACATTAATTGTAAAATTGCTTgtttaattacaaaataaatcgtgattctatatttttcacaaattttaatGCAACTTTTCTGTCGACCTAAACATCCTTTACTCTATTTTATCAGAGTCGAGTTTCTGAGTAGGATTTCTCAAATTCACAGAGAAGTGGAAAATGCTCTCCAACTGGTTTAAGCTTATTCCTAGTTCATTCTTTGGgcaaataaaaaataaccttCAGCACAATTAAGTGGCACTTTTATTCCTGTTGAGAATTTAGCGTTGAGTTTTCCATCTACTTCAACATAAAATGACTCCAGATAGCAATTTGAATTTAGAAATTGATGACCAACCTTAAAAATTGTATGTCAAAggaagaaaaacaaatgaaatcaTATTCTCTCAGAAAGTTTTCAGTTGGCATATGTGGAATGGTCTCTCCTCTATCTATTCAAGGGCCGGGAATCTGTTCTTTCTTCGTTCATCCAAGACGTGTTTTTCTGGTGATTTTGTTTTAAGACTAAACTGGTAAATTTAAATAAATGACAAGAGCAAACACATTTGTTACTTGTTCATGCCT
Coding sequences:
- the LOC107845420 gene encoding phytochrome A; the protein is MSSSRPSQSSTTSSRSKHSARIIAQTSIDAKLHADFEESGDSFDYSSSVRVTSVAGGEQRPKSNKVTTAYLHQIQKGKFIQPFGCLLALDEKTLKVIAFSENAPEMLTMVSHAVPSVGDHPVLGIGTDIRTIFTGPSGAALQKALGFGEVSLLNPVLVHCKTSGKPFYAIVHRVTGSLIIDFEPVKPYEVPMTAAGALQSYKLAAKAITRLQSLPSGSMERLCDTMVQEVFELTGYDRVMAYKFHDDDHGEVMSEITKPGLEPYLGLHYPATDIPQAARFLFMKNKVRMICDCRAKHVKVVQDEKLPFDLTLCGSTLRAPHYCHLQYMENMNSIASLVMAVVVNDGDEEGESSDSSQSQKRKRLWGLVVCHNTTPRFVPFPLRYACEFLAQVFAIHVNKELELENQFLEKNILRTQTLLCDMLMRDAPLGIVSQSPNIMDLVKCDGAALLYKSKIHRLGMTPSEFQLHDIVSWLCEYHTDSTGLSTDSLYDAGFPGALALGDAVCGMAAVRISDKDWLFWFRSHTAAEVRWGGAKHEPGEKDDGRKMHPRSSFKAFLEVVKTRSIPWKDYEMDAIHSLQLILRNAFKDADTVNSNTNSIHTKLNDLKIDGMQELEAVTAEMVRLIETASVPIFAVDVDGQVNGWNTKVAELTGLPVDEAIGKHLLTLVEDSSVDTVSKMLELALQGKEERNVEFEIRTHGPSRDSSSISLIVNACASKDVRDSVVGVCFIAQDITGQKSIMDKFTRIEGDYRAIIQNPHPLIPPIFGTDQFGWCSEWNSAMTKLTGWRRDDVIDKMLLGEVFGTQVACCRLKNQEAFVNFGVILNNAMAGHESEKVPFGFFARYGKYVECLLCVSKRLDKEGAVMGLFCFLQLASHELQQALHVQRLSEQTALKRLKVLAYIRRQIRNPLSGIIFSRKMLEGTSLGEEQKNILHTSAQCQRQLNKILDDTDLDSIIDGYLDLEMLEFKLHEVLVASISQVMMKSNGKNIMIFNDMVEDLLNETLYGDSPRLQQVIANFLLVSVNSTPSGGQLSISGRLTKDRIGESVQLALLEFRIRHTGGGVPEELLSQMFGSEADASEEGISLLISRKLVKLMNGEVQYLREAGRSTFIISVELAVATKSS